One Glycine soja cultivar W05 chromosome 2, ASM419377v2, whole genome shotgun sequence genomic region harbors:
- the LOC114370958 gene encoding uncharacterized protein LOC114370958, which produces MELIIIITLLSFSFSYLIPTCSSSQIQLEPSLQLEDDNIGVNTNLQLSLPTVPRKLRFTEKVKEDDGARDLASHKQENSFAAAGKQYHRKQNMVLGKKGTRQEWMEVDDPSQYFTMDYTRVRRRRPIHNKQLPVNP; this is translated from the exons atggAGCTGATAATCATCATCACTCTTCTTAGTTTTTCCTTCTCTTATCTAATACCAACTTGTTCTTCTTCCCAAATTCAATTGGAACCTTCACTCCAGCTTGAAG ATGATAATATAGGAGTCAATACAAACCTGCAGCTTTCTCTCCCAACAGTTCCTAGAAAGCTAAGATTTACTGAGAAG gTTAAAGAAGATGACGGAGCCAGAGATCTTGCATCACACAAACAGGAGAATTCCTTTGCTGCTGCAG GGAAGCAATATCATAGAAAGCAAAACATGGTGCTTGGCAAAAAGGGAACAAGACAAGAATGGATGGAGGTGGATGACCCTTCACAATACTTTACTATGGATTATACCCGAGTGAGAAGACGACGTCCCATACACAACAAGCAATTGCCGGTTAATCCATAA
- the LOC114387830 gene encoding uncharacterized protein LOC114387830, giving the protein MKLEGNKVAFWHSNIGLEPESQAFVFIDDDQVSDGYKLQNQKVKEYENGVHAVLENNEEGLDSSQYHMESADCMKNEYEAKVKDLVEPVSHSTKDIESFMMFPNDIESVKRSPTSPISNPVKGRNSPWNPEDGYMDKTVTQCEPHLEVCYKESNYHVVKDICIDEGVLKKDKVMFLNPDDEKAHNFFPSDSYENKEKQKDNTSIGVLSLIPTGEKAHNFFPSESYENKEKQKDNTSINVLSLTPTKESDKDPANHDQPKDLMHKDEDATEKVSSNVNKETPLPEDKVLLQDLLAQDSVSSDDKGEQISNEPELHSQPEESKNTVEEAILETPSLALEDDESNNDNVLSEKGSFTHQLDPSVPSDCGKEDCHQAGVCKCDEIQQTMKPVEGKSDDQAVTGTVRHSLGEASFSAIGPMSGRISYSGPVPYSGSISLRSDSSTTSTRSFAFPIIQSEWNSSPVRMAKADRSHYRKQRWWKDSFLCCKF; this is encoded by the exons ATGAAATTAG AAGGTAATAAAGTGGCTTTTTGGCATTCAAATATTGGTCTTGAGCCTGAATCTCAAGCGTTTGTGTTCATTGACGATGATCAAGTTTCCGATGGATACAAATTACAAAACCAGAAAGTGAAGGAATACGAAAATGGAGTTCATGCAGTTTTAGAGAACAATGAAGAAGGTTTAGATTCATCACAATATCACATGGAGTCAGCTGATTGTATGAAAAATGAATATGAAGCAAAGGTAAAAGACTTAGTTGAGCCTGTATCTCATTCTACCAAGGATATAGAATCATTTATGATGTTTCCAAATGATATAGAATCAGTTAAAAGGTCACCTACATCACCAATCTCTAATCCTGTGAAGGGAAGAAACTCACCTTGGAATCCTGAGGATGGTTACATGGACAAAACTGTTACACAATGTGAACCACATCTGGAAGTGTGTTACAAAGAGAGTAATTATCATGTTGTCAAGGATATCTGCATTGATGAAGGGGTCCTTAAAAAGGATAAGGTCATGTTTTTGAATCCCGACGATGAAAAGGCTCACAATTTCTTCCCTTCTGATAGTTacgaaaataaagaaaagcagAAAGACAACACCAGTATCGGTGTACTAAGCCTAATACCAACAGGGGAAAAGGCTCACAATTTCTTCCCTTCTGAGAGTTAcgaaaacaaagaaaagcagAAAGACAACACCAGTATCAATGTACTAAGCCTAACACCAACAAAGGAGTCTGACAAGGATCCTGCTAATCATGATCAGCCCAAGGATTTGATGCACAAAGATGAGGATGCAACTGAAAAAGTTTCCAGTAATGTCAACAAAGAGACGCCTTTACCCGAAGACAAGGTTTTGTTGCAAGATTTACTCGCTCAGGATTCTGTATCTTCTGATGACAAGGGTGAACAG ATCTCCAATGAGCCTGAATTGCACTCCCAACCGGAAGAGTCCAAAAATACAGTTGAGGAAGCAATATTGGAAACTCCTTCTTTGGCATTGGAAGATGATGAATCAAATAATGATAACGTGCTTTCAGAGAAAGGAAGCTTCACTCATCAATTGGATCCTTCAGTTCCTTCGGATTGTGGTAAAGAGGATTGCCACCAAGCTGGTGTTTGTAAATGTGATGAAATTCAACAAACAATGAAGCCGGTAGAAGGGAAGTCTGATGATCAGGCTGTAACTGGCACTGTTCGTCACAGCCTAGGCGAGGCAAGTTTCTCTGCCATTGGCCCTATGTCAGGTCGAATAAGCTACTCAGGGCCGGTGCCTTATTCTGGCAGCATCTCTCTTCGATCAGACAGCAGCACTACCAGCACGCGATCCTTTGCATTCCCCAT AATTCAATCTGAATGGAATAGCAGCCCGGTCAGGATGGCAAAAGCCGACAGGAGTCACTACCGGAAGCAACGGTGGTGGAAGGATAGCTTTCTTTGCTGTAAATTCTGA
- the LOC114387863 gene encoding uncharacterized protein LOC114387863, translating to MEDLWKRAKTFAEEAAKKSQSLTPSSSRIADLVSETAKKSKELAAEASKKADILKSAALRQADQIKSFSDTIAIPPQFAAIASAATTAATAATATAPPSATPQELEKFGVTDDLRSFVKGLTSTTFQNFPLSSDESEVSDVTTVGSNVRKDLNEFQEKHATLVLTTVKEISRLRYELCPRAMKERHFWKIYFTLVNTHVAPYEKEYMEEVQLRAAAEQNVDTKVEQPAVTGGTGKAEATGNNLKGRPSNSSSTEQDLDTFLLGDLEDSDEAPDDGEGSFDDDFDKIGNSDVEDEKHVKKTAATV from the exons ATGGAGGACCTGTGGAAGCGCGCGAAGACCTTCGCCGAAGAGGCCGCGAAGAAATCCCAATCCCTCACCCCTTCCTCCTCCCGGATCGCCGATCTCGTCTCCGAAACCGCCAAGAAATCGAAGGAGCTCGCCGCCGAAGCCTCCAAGAAGGCCGACATCCTCAAATCCGCCGCGCTCCGCCAGGCCGACCAGATCAAGTCCTTCTCCGACACCATCGCCATTCCTCCCCAATTCGCCGCCATTGCCTCCGCCGCCACCACCGCTGCCACTGCCGCCACCGCCACCGCCCCGCCCTCTGCGACGCCGCAGGAGCTCGAGAAGTTCGGCGTCACCGACGACCTCAGATCTTTCGTCAAGGGCCTCACTTCCACCACCTTCCAGAACTTTCCTCTCAGTTCCG ATGAATCGGAGGTTTCTGATGTGACTACTGTGGGATCCAATGTTCGGAAGGATCTAAACGAGTTTCAGGAAAAGCATGCCACTCTCGTTTTAACTACTGTTAAG GAAATTTCAAGATTGAGATATGAACTATGTCCACGTGCTATGAAAGAAAGACACTTTTGGAAGATATATTTCACACTTGTCAACACTCATGTTGCTCC GTATGAGAAAGAATATATGGAGGAGGTTCAGCTTAGAGCGGCGGCAGAGCAGAATGTGGATACTAAGGTAGAGCAACCTGCTGTTACTGGAGGAACTGGAAAGGCAGAAGCAACAGGGAACAATTTGAAGGGTAGACCTTCTAATTCATCCTCTACTGAACAAGACTTGGACACATTTCTTCTTGGAGATCTTGAAGACAGTGATGAAGCTCCAG ATGATGGTGAGGgcagttttgatgatgattttgACAAGATTGGCAATTCA GATGTTGAAGATGAGAAGCATGTGAAGAAAACTGCTGCAACAGTTTAG